AACGGCGAAAAAATATTTCGGTGATGAGAATCCTGTCGGAAAAGTTATTCAAATGGACAACCGCTATTCCGTCAAAGTGGCCGGCGTCTTAGCTCCGGCTGAGAAACCGTCACACATCAAAGCCGATTTGCTGATTTCATTTCCGACGTTTACCGCCGTCACTCCGAATTACAACGTTCACAGCTGGGGATCCGTTTCTTATTTTACCTATGTAAAATTGGCCGAGCATGCTTCGGCTGTTGAACTGGAAAACAAAATATCCACGCTGATTGAAAAACGACTGGGTAAAGCAACATCAGAGCGGATTTTTTATAAACTACAGCCGGTTCGCGATATCTATCTCCACTCTGAAGGACTTCAAGGGTGTATCGGGCCGTTGGGCAGTTTATCCCATGTGTATACATTGTCCATTGTCGGATTTTTGATTCTTGCAATTTCAGCTTTTAATTTCACCAATCTTGCGATTGCACGCGCGGGAAAACGTAGCAAAGAAATCGGACTTCGAAAAGTATTAGGCTCCGAACGTCGTCAATTGATCGGGCAATTTTTGTCTGAGTCGGCTCTGATGACTACTTTCAGCCTTATCGTATCATGGGCGATCGTAGAATTTTTCGGAGAAATTCTTGCTTCAGCGCTTGGCGTTCCGTTAACCTTAACGGTGGCCGATCGCTTGATCACCGCCGGATTGTTTTTCATTGTGGCTTTAATTATTGGCATTACGGCTGGATTATATCCGGCGATCGTGATGTCCGGTTTCCAAACGATTTCAATTTTAAAAGGCACATTTAAAAGCGGAAAAGCCGGAATTCAGGTACGCAAAGCATTGGTTGTAACGCAGTTTGTAATGTCCGTTGTTTTAATCATCGGCACGATGGTGGTTTACAAACAGATGGAGTTTACGCGCGCCAAAAATCTTGGATTCGAACAAGAACATACGATTGTGCTACCGATGCGTGGGGCACAATTGATGCAGCAATATGAAACTCTGAAGGAAACATTATTGCACAATCCGGATGTCCTCGGTGTTACCGCTTCCCGCAACGGATTGGATGGCGGCTATGGGGGTTATTCGGTCGTACCGGAAGGCGGCGATCCCAATCAACCCGTCCGAGTTTTGTTATATCCGGTCAATTATGATTTTTTTGAAACACTGGGGATGGATTTGATTGAAGGACGGTCATTTTCGAAAAATTTTCCGACGGACGAACAAGGATCGGTAATTATTAACCGTACGGCTATGGAAAGGTTTGGCTGGAAAACCGCTCAAGGTCAAAAACTTGACCTGCCTCACATCCCGAATACCAAAGGCAATGTGATTGGAGTCGTCGATGATTTTCATTTTACTTCCTTGCATGAAACGATCGGACCTTTGCTTCTTTTCCTGATGCCGCATCGTAACGATTTTGTGTTCGTTAAATTTCGGTCGGGCGATCCTACACCAATGATCGCTTCGGTTGAAGCGACGTGGAACAAACTTTTGCCCAATTATCCGTTCGAATATACGTTCCTGGACGAGCGCATTCGGGGCATTTATGAAGCCGATCAGCGATTTGCGCAACTCACGACGATTTTTTCCGTTTTGGCTATTATCATAGCTTGCCTCGGTTTATTCGGGCTGGCCGCATTTTCGGCACAACAACGCACCAAAGAAATCGGTATCCGGAAAGTACTCGGTGCGAACATTCGCAACATTTTGCAGCTTCTTGCCGGAGAGTTTATGCTACTGATTTTTGCAGCGAACATCATCGCATGGCCGGCCGGATATTACGCTATGAATGAATGGCTCAAAGATTTTGCCTACCGTGCCGAAATGGGTTGGGGAGTTTTTGTATTAGCTACCGGAGTAACATTGGTGATTGCATTGGCCACGGTATGCATGCAGGCTCTCAAAGCCGCTATCGCCAATCCGGTAGAAGCGTTGAAATATGAATAGCTGATTACATGCCATTTGCAATGTATGTCAATACAATGAGGTTGTTATGGTTCTGAATTATCTCAAAATTGCGCTCCGTAATTTGTTTAAGAACAAAACGTATTCGGCAGTAAATATCCTTGGCTTGGCTATCGGTATTGCTTCGTGCGTGACGATTCTTTTATACGTGCAGTATGAACTCAGTTACGACCGGTTTCATCAAAATGCCCATCGAATTTATCGTGTGACGGAATCGATTTTGCAAAATGGCGTTGGCGAGACGTCCGCAACGACTCCGATCCCTTTTGCCAAGACATTTGCCGAAGACCATCCTGATAAAATTGAAGCGTACACGCGGCTATTCAATTTCAGCGCACCTTCACTAACGCTGGAATCTTCGCCGGACAGACGTTTTAATGAGAAACGTTTGTTTTTTGCCGACCCGGGTTTTTTTAAAGTATTCAGTTACAAACTCAAGCGTGGTGAAGCGGCAACGGCGTTAGAACAACCGAACATGATCATCCTGACAGAAACGATGGCGGAGAAATATTTCGGTTCGGAAGATCCTATGGGCAAAATAATCCGTTTTGAAAATAAACAAGATTTTATAGTCAGCGGAATTGCCGAAAATCCGCCGTCTAACGCCCATTTTACATTCGATGCGCTTGTTTCTTTCAGCAGCGCTCTTCCGTTTTTGACGGAACGTCAGCGCACGACATGGTACTGGAATCCGGCCTGGAGTTATCTGCTGGTCAAAGACGACGCACCGCATGAATTATTGCCTGAGGTAGTGAAAAAATATTTCCCCGAAAATATCCGTAACGATGCCACGCTGGCTTTCCAACCGTTGACCGATATTCATTTATATTCTAATCTTGATGGTGAATTAGAACCGAACAGCCGCATCATTTATATTTACATTTTCGCTACCATCGCTGTTTTTATTCTCGGAATCGCGTGCATCAATTTTATGAATTTGACGACAGCGCGGTCGGCGTCACGAGCCAAAGAAATCGGCATGCGCAAAGTCTTGGGTTCCGATCGCCGTCACCTGATTGCACAATTTCTCGGGGAATCGATCCTGACGACTTCATTGAGTATGTTGGCCGGTATGGGATTGGTCGAATTGACGCTTCAATATTTCAATGCGCTTTCGGGAAAGAATATGGGCTTGCATTTCACTCCTGAAATTGTGGTAGCGCTCATTGGTCTTGTATTGGGAAT
This window of the bacterium genome carries:
- a CDS encoding ABC transporter permease; amino-acid sequence: TAKKYFGDENPVGKVIQMDNRYSVKVAGVLAPAEKPSHIKADLLISFPTFTAVTPNYNVHSWGSVSYFTYVKLAEHASAVELENKISTLIEKRLGKATSERIFYKLQPVRDIYLHSEGLQGCIGPLGSLSHVYTLSIVGFLILAISAFNFTNLAIARAGKRSKEIGLRKVLGSERRQLIGQFLSESALMTTFSLIVSWAIVEFFGEILASALGVPLTLTVADRLITAGLFFIVALIIGITAGLYPAIVMSGFQTISILKGTFKSGKAGIQVRKALVVTQFVMSVVLIIGTMVVYKQMEFTRAKNLGFEQEHTIVLPMRGAQLMQQYETLKETLLHNPDVLGVTASRNGLDGGYGGYSVVPEGGDPNQPVRVLLYPVNYDFFETLGMDLIEGRSFSKNFPTDEQGSVIINRTAMERFGWKTAQGQKLDLPHIPNTKGNVIGVVDDFHFTSLHETIGPLLLFLMPHRNDFVFVKFRSGDPTPMIASVEATWNKLLPNYPFEYTFLDERIRGIYEADQRFAQLTTIFSVLAIIIACLGLFGLAAFSAQQRTKEIGIRKVLGANIRNILQLLAGEFMLLIFAANIIAWPAGYYAMNEWLKDFAYRAEMGWGVFVLATGVTLVIALATVCMQALKAAIANPVEALKYE